From one Streptomyces sp. ICC1 genomic stretch:
- a CDS encoding molybdopterin-dependent oxidoreductase, with protein sequence MTKLMLHGDLDHPATLSVADLRDWTQHRAEVTFDCATNGPQHHVFEGPLLRDVVTDAGPAFDARRRKDRSRFLLAISGGDGHHTVLSWAELDADFGGAPVLLATRLDGENLDEAGAQLVVPSDRCGARYVSAVTHVWFGALSPPSLARARLAPVGVAAAASAAAAVVEGHVPVVALVRVDVAGP encoded by the coding sequence ATGACCAAACTCATGCTGCACGGAGACCTGGACCACCCGGCGACCCTGAGCGTCGCGGACCTGCGGGACTGGACACAGCACCGGGCCGAGGTCACCTTCGACTGCGCGACGAACGGCCCCCAACACCACGTGTTCGAGGGCCCCTTGCTGCGCGACGTGGTCACGGACGCGGGACCGGCGTTCGACGCCCGGCGGAGAAAGGACCGAAGCCGCTTCCTGCTCGCGATCAGCGGCGGGGACGGACACCACACCGTCCTGTCCTGGGCCGAACTGGACGCCGACTTCGGCGGCGCCCCGGTCCTGCTGGCCACCCGTCTCGACGGGGAGAACCTCGACGAGGCGGGCGCGCAGCTGGTGGTGCCCTCGGACCGGTGCGGGGCGCGCTACGTCAGCGCCGTCACCCACGTGTGGTTCGGCGCACTGTCACCGCCGAGCCTAGCTAGGGCACGCCTCGCGCCAGTCGGCGTCGCGGCGGCGGCTTCAGCAGCCGCCGCAGTTGTAGAAGGTCACGTCCCAGTGGTTGCCCTCGTCCGCGTAGACGTTGCCGGCCCCTGA
- a CDS encoding M24 family metallopeptidase codes for MVAPDRMDMRLRSLRLVEVQRMAMVRSGPHTVLSSSQEPPDRVIGEDDIVVVDLGPLLAGHETDFARTVVLGDDPGRHQLVEDLARVGVAAREAFLRDDGITGRQLHA; via the coding sequence ATGGTGGCACCCGACCGGATGGACATGCGTCTGCGGTCCCTGCGGCTGGTGGAAGTGCAGCGGATGGCGATGGTCCGCTCCGGGCCACACACCGTGCTTTCGTCCAGCCAGGAACCGCCGGACCGCGTGATCGGCGAGGACGACATCGTCGTGGTGGATCTCGGTCCGCTCCTCGCCGGGCACGAGACGGATTTCGCTCGTACCGTCGTCCTCGGTGACGACCCGGGCAGGCATCAGCTCGTCGAAGACCTGGCCAGGGTGGGCGTGGCAGCCCGTGAGGCGTTCCTCAGGGATGACGGCATCACCGGCAGGCAGCTCCACGCCTAG